The following proteins come from a genomic window of Flavobacterium crocinum:
- a CDS encoding DUF1440 domain-containing protein: MRSKVKTIVSSGLVAGTLDITAAILIYSVILHKTTAEKILRSIASGIFKKEAYTNGLEMTFLGLGLHFLIAFIFAWFYFKIFPYIPFFKINTFLSGITYGFFIWVVMNLIVLPIVFPVLPEKNLDFALLLSILIVIFCVGIPIAFITRKYYAKWY; the protein is encoded by the coding sequence ATGAGATCAAAAGTTAAAACCATTGTTTCATCTGGTTTAGTAGCCGGTACCTTAGATATTACGGCAGCGATTTTAATTTATTCCGTGATTCTTCATAAAACAACAGCCGAAAAAATTCTGCGTTCGATTGCGAGCGGAATATTTAAAAAAGAAGCTTATACAAACGGATTAGAAATGACTTTTCTTGGATTGGGTTTACATTTTTTAATTGCCTTTATTTTTGCCTGGTTTTACTTTAAGATCTTTCCTTATATTCCGTTTTTTAAAATAAATACTTTCTTATCCGGAATCACTTATGGTTTCTTTATCTGGGTGGTAATGAATTTAATTGTACTTCCAATAGTTTTTCCGGTATTACCGGAAAAGAATTTAGATTTTGCTCTTCTACTTTCTATACTAATAGTTATTTTTTGTGTGGGAATTCCAATAGCTTTTATAACACGTAAATATTATGCGAAATGGTACTAA
- a CDS encoding glycosyltransferase, with translation MKTISNKSKIVFLSTFPPTQCGIATYTQDTIKGITDVYGKSIQCEICELVDKPKEHKTQAFTLNTKNREEYVKVAEEINEDEAVKLVHIQHEFGLFSGNYGDHLLDFLNAIKKPVTYTFHSVIPNPNDELRTFVKLLLTYSNSVFVMTNKSKEILITDYEIDEKIITCVPHGTHIVVYETPETAKERLNIQDRLVLSTFGLLGEGKNIETGLQALPKIVEKAPNALYLIIGKTHPNLIKDGKDPYRDTLEGIVKELKLENNVRFVNQYLDTDELLEYLKATDIYMFTSKDPNQAVSGTFSYAMGCACPIVASKIPHTKEVLTEDSGILCDIGNPDQFAAAAIKLIEDENLRHEMGINSFTKMRASSWENVAITQVNTYKQLIENPSEIKFSYPDIQLKHIKRLTTDLGIIQFSKISIPDLDSGYTLDDNARALIAFCMHYRQTQDKEDLGYILIYLDFILRCQQPKGDFINYVDQENREHVEQNAEVNLEDSNARAIWALGTVVSISDILPEAIYKKAAKCLLHSLKWAENIQSPRSIGFATKGLYLYHSTIPNLYVAAIISKLNAKLLANYEDTATEDWQWFENYLTYGNGILPESMLYAYLITDKPVYKKVALDSLDFLISKTFVNGNFKAISNQSWHHKGSEPHEYGEQPIDVTYTIQTLNAFYQAFKTPEYKKKMKAAFNWFLGKNHLNQIMYNPVSGGGYDGLEKYNVNLNQGAESTVCYLTARLLMEKLAMSQSKVIPLMKSRSGIAINS, from the coding sequence ATGAAAACAATATCAAATAAATCAAAAATAGTTTTTTTATCCACTTTTCCGCCAACACAATGCGGCATAGCCACCTATACTCAGGATACCATTAAAGGAATCACAGATGTTTACGGTAAATCCATTCAATGCGAAATATGCGAACTTGTCGATAAGCCAAAAGAACATAAAACACAGGCATTTACTTTAAACACAAAAAATAGAGAAGAGTATGTTAAAGTAGCGGAAGAAATTAATGAGGACGAAGCGGTAAAATTAGTTCACATTCAGCATGAATTTGGATTGTTTTCCGGGAATTACGGAGATCATCTTTTAGATTTTTTAAATGCAATAAAAAAACCGGTTACCTATACTTTTCATAGTGTAATTCCTAATCCGAATGACGAATTAAGAACATTTGTAAAACTGCTTTTGACTTATAGCAATTCAGTTTTTGTAATGACCAACAAGTCCAAAGAAATATTAATTACCGATTACGAAATTGATGAAAAAATAATTACTTGTGTACCACACGGAACTCATATTGTTGTTTATGAAACTCCGGAAACGGCAAAAGAAAGATTGAATATTCAGGACAGATTGGTATTATCTACTTTCGGACTTTTAGGCGAAGGAAAAAATATAGAAACAGGATTGCAGGCACTTCCTAAAATCGTCGAAAAAGCACCAAATGCCTTGTATTTAATTATTGGCAAAACACATCCTAATTTAATTAAAGACGGGAAAGATCCTTATCGTGATACATTGGAAGGCATCGTTAAAGAATTAAAGCTTGAAAATAATGTTCGTTTTGTAAATCAATATTTAGATACTGATGAGCTTTTAGAGTATCTGAAAGCTACAGATATTTATATGTTTACTTCTAAAGACCCTAATCAGGCGGTTAGTGGCACTTTTTCTTATGCGATGGGTTGTGCTTGTCCAATTGTCGCTTCTAAAATTCCGCATACTAAAGAGGTGTTAACCGAAGATTCTGGAATTTTATGTGATATTGGAAATCCAGATCAATTTGCAGCAGCGGCGATTAAACTTATTGAAGATGAAAACTTAAGACATGAAATGGGGATTAACTCCTTTACTAAAATGAGAGCCTCTTCCTGGGAAAATGTTGCTATAACACAAGTGAATACTTATAAACAATTAATTGAAAATCCTTCAGAAATTAAATTTAGTTATCCGGATATTCAATTAAAACATATCAAAAGACTGACTACAGATTTGGGTATTATCCAGTTTAGTAAAATTTCTATTCCGGATTTGGATTCAGGTTACACATTAGATGACAATGCAAGAGCTTTAATTGCTTTTTGTATGCATTACAGACAAACTCAGGATAAAGAAGATCTGGGCTATATATTAATCTATTTGGATTTTATCTTACGCTGCCAACAGCCAAAAGGAGATTTCATCAATTATGTAGACCAGGAAAATCGCGAACATGTAGAACAAAATGCCGAAGTGAATTTAGAAGATTCCAATGCAAGAGCCATCTGGGCTTTAGGAACTGTAGTTTCGATTTCCGACATTCTTCCTGAAGCAATCTATAAAAAAGCAGCAAAATGTTTGTTACACTCTTTAAAATGGGCAGAAAATATTCAGTCTCCCCGTTCTATTGGTTTTGCTACAAAAGGTTTGTATCTGTATCATTCAACTATTCCGAATTTGTATGTGGCAGCCATTATTAGCAAACTGAATGCAAAATTACTGGCCAATTACGAAGATACTGCAACAGAAGACTGGCAATGGTTTGAAAATTATTTAACGTACGGAAACGGAATTCTTCCGGAATCTATGCTGTACGCCTATTTAATTACAGACAAACCTGTTTACAAAAAAGTAGCTTTAGATTCATTAGACTTCCTGATTTCTAAAACATTTGTCAATGGTAATTTCAAAGCTATATCCAATCAGAGCTGGCACCATAAAGGTTCTGAGCCACACGAATATGGAGAACAGCCAATTGATGTAACGTATACTATTCAGACTTTAAACGCTTTTTATCAGGCATTCAAAACTCCAGAATACAAAAAGAAAATGAAAGCAGCATTCAATTGGTTTTTAGGTAAAAACCATTTAAATCAGATTATGTATAATCCCGTAAGCGGCGGCGGTTATGACGGACTTGAAAAATACAATGTAAACCTGAATCAAGGCGCTGAATCAACAGTTTGTTATTTAACCGCCAGATTATTAATGGAAAAATTGGCTATGTCACAATCTAAAGTTATTCCGCTAATGAAAAGTCGTTCGGGAATTGCTATTAATTCATAA
- a CDS encoding MlaE family ABC transporter permease yields the protein MILNLKNTFAEIGETTLFAKKFFKEVFIPPYETKEFLKQCYVIGYKSLPLVAITGFIMGLVLTLQSRPTLVKFGAESWLPGMVALSLIREIAPVITALICAGKISSGIGAELGSMKVTEQIDAMEVSAVNPYNYLVVTRVLACTLMVPILVFFADAVGIIGGYVGINIHGDVNFYRYLTQIVQSLEFLDLFPATLKTFFFGFFIGMIGCYKGFNASNGTESVGQAANSSVVTASLSIFIIDMVAVQITDLFF from the coding sequence TTGATTCTCAACCTAAAAAATACATTTGCCGAAATTGGAGAAACGACTTTGTTTGCTAAGAAGTTTTTTAAGGAGGTTTTTATTCCGCCTTACGAGACCAAAGAGTTTTTAAAACAATGTTATGTCATAGGCTATAAATCGCTTCCACTGGTTGCGATTACGGGTTTTATTATGGGTTTGGTACTTACGCTGCAGTCAAGACCAACTTTAGTAAAATTTGGTGCCGAAAGCTGGCTTCCGGGAATGGTCGCGCTTTCCTTAATTAGAGAAATTGCTCCGGTAATTACGGCCTTAATTTGCGCAGGAAAAATTTCATCGGGAATTGGTGCCGAATTAGGATCTATGAAAGTTACCGAACAGATAGATGCTATGGAAGTTTCAGCTGTTAATCCCTATAATTATTTAGTTGTAACGAGAGTATTAGCCTGTACTTTAATGGTGCCAATTTTAGTTTTTTTTGCTGATGCGGTCGGAATTATTGGCGGTTATGTCGGGATTAATATTCACGGCGATGTCAATTTTTACCGATATCTCACTCAGATTGTTCAGTCGTTGGAATTCTTAGATCTTTTTCCTGCAACTTTAAAAACATTCTTCTTCGGATTTTTTATCGGAATGATTGGATGTTATAAAGGATTTAATGCCTCAAACGGAACAGAAAGTGTTGGACAGGCTGCAAACTCTTCAGTGGTTACAGCATCATTAAGCATATTTATTATTGATATGGTAGCTGTTCAAATAACCGACTTATTCTTTTAG
- a CDS encoding ABC transporter ATP-binding protein, with product MEKEKLHKEPKTKEKNQTPIIEIKDLHKTFGKDNKILKGVNLTLNKGEDLVVLGRSGSGKSVTIKCIVGLIEPDKGEIKVFNENVLHISKKELNEIRVRIGFLFQSGALYDSMSVRENLSFTLTKHKRDLSAEEIENEVMEALENVGLADAIDKMPSELSGGMRKRIGLARTLILKPEIILYDEPTTGLDTITSREISELILDIKHKQKTSSIIITHDMACAKLTADRIVVLKDGVIHAEGTYEELEKDEDEWVRSFFE from the coding sequence ATGGAAAAGGAAAAATTACATAAAGAACCGAAGACAAAAGAAAAAAATCAGACTCCGATTATTGAAATTAAAGATCTGCACAAAACTTTTGGAAAAGATAATAAAATTCTGAAAGGCGTCAATCTGACTTTGAATAAAGGTGAAGACTTAGTGGTTTTAGGACGTTCAGGTTCTGGAAAATCGGTTACTATAAAATGTATCGTCGGTTTGATTGAACCTGATAAAGGCGAAATAAAAGTATTTAATGAAAACGTACTTCATATTTCCAAAAAGGAACTGAATGAAATCAGAGTCAGAATTGGGTTTCTTTTTCAAAGTGGTGCTTTATACGATTCAATGTCAGTTCGGGAAAATCTTTCTTTTACATTAACCAAGCATAAAAGAGATTTAAGTGCCGAAGAAATTGAAAATGAAGTAATGGAAGCACTTGAAAATGTTGGTCTGGCCGATGCTATAGACAAAATGCCTTCTGAACTTTCAGGCGGTATGAGAAAAAGAATCGGTTTGGCACGTACACTAATTCTAAAACCAGAAATCATTTTATACGACGAACCAACAACAGGTTTGGACACCATAACATCAAGAGAAATCAGCGAATTGATTTTGGATATCAAACACAAACAAAAAACATCGTCAATCATTATTACGCACGATATGGCTTGTGCAAAGTTAACAGCCGATAGAATTGTTGTTTTAAAAGACGGTGTAATTCATGCCGAAGGAACTTACGAAGAATTAGAAAAAGATGAAGACGAATGGGTACGCTCATTTTTTGAATAA
- a CDS encoding MlaD family protein, with product MEKQSGYTWKLGMFVTIGLLLFIMAVYFIGKQQNLFGSTFHITSQFKTVSGLEVGNNVRFSGINVGTVEQIQLKNDSTVLVVLVMKEDVRKFIKTDATASIGSDGLMGDKVLTISPGTKSTKIIEDNGQLASIDGIEMHDIMKSVKKSVDNIGVISDEIAIFSHSMNNGNGALARLVKDDKMANSVSNTLSNLETGTKGFSDNMEAAKSNFLFRGYFKKKEKEKAQKQEERKEKKEEAKEKAAKEKEQKDKELKEQQEKAQKEKEEKQKQEEAKKAETEKK from the coding sequence ATGGAAAAGCAATCGGGATATACTTGGAAATTAGGAATGTTTGTAACAATAGGTTTACTGCTTTTTATAATGGCCGTATATTTTATTGGAAAACAACAAAACCTCTTCGGTTCTACCTTTCATATCACTTCTCAGTTTAAAACAGTAAGCGGACTGGAGGTTGGAAATAATGTTCGTTTCTCCGGAATTAATGTTGGAACTGTCGAGCAGATTCAGTTAAAAAATGACTCAACTGTTTTAGTGGTTTTAGTAATGAAAGAAGATGTTCGAAAATTCATTAAAACCGATGCTACAGCCAGCATTGGTTCTGATGGTTTGATGGGAGACAAAGTTTTGACTATTTCTCCAGGAACAAAATCCACAAAAATTATAGAAGATAATGGACAACTTGCTTCAATCGACGGAATCGAAATGCACGATATTATGAAAAGCGTTAAAAAGAGCGTGGATAATATTGGTGTGATTTCAGACGAAATAGCCATTTTTAGCCATAGCATGAATAATGGAAACGGCGCTCTAGCCCGTCTGGTTAAAGATGATAAAATGGCAAACAGCGTTTCAAACACACTTTCCAATTTAGAGACGGGTACAAAAGGTTTTAGTGATAATATGGAAGCTGCAAAAAGCAATTTCCTGTTTAGAGGTTACTTCAAGAAAAAAGAAAAAGAAAAGGCTCAGAAACAAGAAGAAAGAAAAGAGAAAAAAGAAGAAGCCAAAGAAAAAGCCGCTAAAGAAAAAGAACAAAAAGATAAGGAACTGAAAGAGCAACAAGAAAAAGCTCAAAAGGAAAAAGAAGAAAAACAAAAGCAGGAAGAAGCCAAAAAAGCGGAAACCGAAAAAAAATAA
- a CDS encoding AsmA family protein — MPFTFKHTALKFLKITGITIAVILFLLFIIPLLFPGKVASEVKKIANERLDTKLDFTKSKLSFFTHFPSLTVSLDNLSLTGSKPFSNDTLLKADEVAFGINLKRLIFDNEVKINKLYVSDALINVMVNEKGQANYNIYVAPEDRKNEKEDPNAPEEGTAIRLERIDLKNCHVKYNDRSAKILVDAKGFNYVGKGNLSEDIFDLATDARIDNLDFFYDRTGYLRRKKVQADLITRINTHSLSFILQKNELKINKLPLKFTGLFTILRDGYKINIKAASEKTTVKDLLSVMPPEYLTWLEKTEIQGRSDLVLTFKGDYNVPKKQKPNLAFNLKINDGSVNYKDAPVPLKNFQMDLNAILPSLDTEQLLVNLRTMKFKVGEKDYFNAYLHSKGLSEMNINASVKGALDLAVVDAALGLNSIDLKGILKTNIQARGLFSTSKKLFPKTIGGISLRNGWLKTEYYPNPITDITFVANMLNKAGTFQDLIVSVAPASFTFEGNPVYVNATLSDFSDLAYNAKIKGELNVGRIYQVFSQKGLDLTGYAKADLSLKGKQSYATTGQYDKLDNRGTILLKNIKATSELFPKAFFIKEGNFRFQNEKMWFEKFDASYGKSDFAINGYLLNTINYFLESNGTLSGNFNLKSKLINVDEFMALEEGENKDKKVEIEYAKEDHPKMSGVVMVPKNLNVSLTTNADKIEYNKLIFNKLSGKIGVKKEGFYLENTTFNIIDCILGINAFYKDESPTSAHFDAHFTAKDFDVQRAYKEIPMFHDMVTAAEKAHGIISVDYKIKGDLNGNMGPIYESLEGGGTINLRDVKIKGLKLFDGISSKTGQNGLNNPDMKGIEIKSTIDKNLINIEPFTFSVASFRPTIKGTTSFDGLLDLRMRLGLPLWGIIGFPIVVTGTHEAPKIKIFSKTGQEINPAVYDEKNNKVIRKEKVSKPKTK, encoded by the coding sequence ATGCCTTTTACATTTAAACATACCGCCTTAAAATTTTTAAAGATTACCGGAATAACTATTGCGGTAATCTTGTTTTTGCTATTTATTATTCCGTTGTTGTTTCCCGGGAAAGTAGCTTCAGAAGTAAAGAAAATTGCAAACGAACGCCTGGACACTAAACTGGACTTTACAAAATCCAAGCTTTCCTTTTTTACTCATTTTCCGTCACTGACTGTTTCCTTAGATAATTTGTCTTTAACGGGTTCCAAACCTTTCAGTAATGATACCTTGTTAAAAGCAGATGAAGTGGCTTTCGGAATCAATTTAAAACGACTGATTTTTGATAATGAAGTAAAAATCAATAAACTTTATGTCTCTGATGCTTTAATCAACGTAATGGTTAACGAAAAAGGTCAGGCCAATTATAACATTTATGTTGCTCCGGAAGATCGTAAAAATGAAAAAGAAGATCCAAACGCTCCGGAGGAAGGAACTGCAATTCGACTAGAAAGAATTGACTTAAAAAACTGTCATGTAAAATACAACGATCGTTCGGCTAAGATTTTAGTCGATGCAAAAGGCTTTAATTATGTTGGAAAGGGAAACCTAAGCGAAGATATTTTCGATTTGGCTACAGATGCCAGAATTGACAACTTAGATTTCTTTTACGATAGAACAGGTTATTTAAGAAGAAAAAAAGTCCAAGCCGATTTAATTACCCGAATCAATACACATTCGCTTTCATTTATTCTTCAAAAAAACGAATTAAAAATCAATAAATTACCTTTAAAATTTACAGGTTTATTTACCATTTTAAGAGACGGATACAAAATCAATATTAAAGCCGCTTCAGAAAAAACTACGGTTAAAGATTTGTTGTCTGTAATGCCGCCGGAATATTTGACCTGGCTGGAGAAAACTGAAATTCAGGGAAGAAGTGATTTGGTATTGACTTTTAAAGGAGATTATAATGTTCCGAAAAAGCAAAAACCAAATTTAGCTTTTAATCTAAAAATTAATGACGGTTCGGTAAATTATAAAGATGCACCCGTTCCTTTAAAAAACTTTCAGATGGATTTAAATGCAATACTTCCATCGTTGGATACCGAACAACTATTGGTAAATCTTAGAACAATGAAATTTAAAGTAGGCGAAAAAGATTATTTCAATGCTTATTTACATAGTAAAGGTTTAAGTGAAATGAACATCAATGCCAGCGTAAAAGGTGCTTTGGATCTTGCTGTTGTTGATGCTGCTTTAGGACTAAACAGTATAGATTTAAAAGGAATTTTAAAAACAAATATACAAGCCCGAGGACTTTTTAGCACATCCAAAAAATTGTTTCCAAAAACCATTGGAGGTATTTCGTTACGCAACGGCTGGCTGAAAACCGAATATTATCCGAACCCAATTACCGATATTACTTTTGTCGCCAATATGCTAAACAAAGCAGGAACTTTTCAGGATTTGATTGTTTCTGTTGCTCCTGCCTCTTTTACTTTTGAAGGAAATCCGGTGTATGTAAATGCTACTCTATCTGATTTTAGCGATTTGGCTTATAATGCAAAAATCAAAGGCGAACTGAATGTGGGAAGAATTTATCAGGTTTTCTCCCAAAAAGGTCTGGATTTAACTGGTTATGCCAAAGCCGATCTTTCACTAAAAGGAAAACAAAGTTATGCCACAACCGGACAATATGATAAACTGGACAATAGAGGAACTATACTTCTAAAAAATATAAAAGCAACTTCAGAATTGTTTCCGAAAGCGTTTTTCATTAAAGAGGGAAATTTTCGCTTTCAAAACGAAAAAATGTGGTTTGAAAAATTTGATGCATCTTACGGAAAATCTGATTTTGCTATCAACGGCTATCTGTTGAATACCATAAATTACTTTTTAGAATCAAACGGAACGTTAAGTGGTAATTTCAACTTAAAGTCAAAACTGATAAACGTTGATGAATTTATGGCGCTTGAAGAGGGTGAAAATAAAGATAAAAAAGTGGAGATTGAATATGCCAAAGAAGATCACCCAAAAATGAGTGGCGTTGTTATGGTTCCTAAAAATCTCAATGTCTCTTTAACTACAAATGCAGACAAAATAGAATATAACAAACTGATTTTTAATAAATTATCAGGAAAAATAGGTGTTAAAAAAGAAGGATTTTACTTAGAAAATACTACCTTTAATATCATTGATTGTATTCTGGGAATTAATGCCTTTTATAAAGACGAATCGCCAACATCTGCACATTTTGATGCACATTTTACGGCTAAAGATTTTGATGTGCAAAGGGCTTACAAAGAAATTCCAATGTTTCATGATATGGTTACTGCTGCCGAAAAAGCACATGGAATTATTTCTGTCGATTATAAAATAAAAGGTGATCTGAACGGAAATATGGGGCCAATTTATGAATCTTTAGAAGGTGGCGGAACAATAAATTTACGCGATGTAAAAATTAAAGGCCTGAAATTATTTGACGGAATTAGTTCGAAAACAGGACAAAATGGTTTGAACAATCCTGATATGAAAGGGATTGAAATCAAATCGACAATAGATAAAAATTTAATCAATATTGAGCCATTCACCTTTTCTGTAGCCAGTTTTAGACCTACAATAAAAGGAACTACAAGCTTTGACGGACTTTTGGATCTTAGAATGCGTCTTGGACTTCCTCTTTGGGGAATTATCGGATTTCCGATTGTTGTTACGGGAACACATGAAGCTCCAAAAATTAAAATTTTCAGCAAAACCGGACAGGAAATTAATCCTGCAGTTTATGATGAAAAAAATAATAAAGTAATTCGAAAAGAAAAAGTCAGCAAACCTAAAACAAAATAG
- a CDS encoding low affinity iron permease family protein, protein MKSEAQHHHNSFEKFATKVSKAAGSTTAFIGAFIIVVAWAVSGPIFDYSETWQLVINTGTTIITFLMVFLIQKAQNKDSLAIQLKLNELVASSESSSNSLVDIESMTEEEMIIIQKYYHRLSELAKKDESIRTSHSIAEAHELHNRKQQKRNKPATKKNIKDNTKNTTKNTPKNNTKK, encoded by the coding sequence ATGAAATCTGAAGCTCAGCATCATCATAATTCCTTTGAGAAATTTGCAACAAAAGTTTCCAAAGCTGCCGGAAGTACTACTGCCTTTATTGGTGCTTTTATTATTGTTGTTGCCTGGGCGGTTTCGGGACCTATTTTCGATTATTCTGAAACCTGGCAATTAGTTATCAATACGGGAACTACGATTATCACTTTTTTGATGGTGTTTTTAATTCAGAAAGCACAGAATAAAGATTCGCTTGCTATTCAGTTAAAATTAAATGAACTCGTTGCATCCAGTGAATCGTCCAGCAATAGTCTGGTTGATATTGAAAGTATGACCGAAGAAGAAATGATCATTATTCAGAAATATTATCATCGTTTGAGCGAACTGGCTAAAAAAGACGAAAGCATCAGAACGTCTCATTCTATTGCTGAAGCCCATGAACTTCATAATAGAAAACAGCAAAAGAGAAATAAACCTGCCACTAAAAAAAATATAAAAGATAATACCAAAAATACCACTAAAAACACCCCTAAAAACAACACCAAAAAATGA
- a CDS encoding NAD(P)/FAD-dependent oxidoreductase, with amino-acid sequence MKLSSTETYWPLKDAMKHSYPSIDSDLNTDILIIGGGITGALMAYKLVNEGKRIILLDRRDVCGGSTSGSTALLQYEIDVPLHQLIKLRGVKCAVDSYQNGKKAIFDLRNIIDTVGSNCNFEFKKSIYFTTLKKDVPYLKNEFKIRKQHGFEVSWLSRFELQKMGLNAIAAIESKTAAVMDPYKLATDLLHYCHQKGMQIYDRTNVTSIQHQKGKIIAHTDSKNTITASHIIHCTGYESTETLTEKVVDLKSTYVITSESQPDLPENFKHAIFWDTASPYHYIRTTEDNRIIMGGGDEDFKDPKKRDKLIPKKEQYLLKQFSKRFPDLDFKIDYSWAGTFGETKDGLPYFGKPNSRRNEHYILGFGGNGITFSVLGMNSILDSLHNKKNQDLEYYRFGR; translated from the coding sequence ATGAAATTAAGTTCTACCGAAACTTATTGGCCTCTAAAAGACGCTATGAAACATAGCTATCCCTCAATTGATTCTGATCTCAATACAGATATTTTAATCATTGGTGGAGGAATTACGGGAGCTTTAATGGCTTATAAACTAGTAAATGAAGGAAAAAGAATTATCCTTCTGGACCGGCGTGATGTCTGTGGAGGCAGCACGTCAGGAAGTACAGCATTGTTACAATATGAAATTGATGTCCCGTTACATCAATTAATTAAACTTCGAGGCGTAAAATGTGCCGTAGACAGTTATCAAAATGGTAAAAAAGCCATTTTTGATCTTCGCAACATTATTGACACTGTAGGTTCTAACTGCAACTTCGAATTCAAAAAAAGCATCTATTTTACAACACTGAAAAAAGATGTTCCTTATTTAAAGAATGAATTTAAAATAAGGAAACAACACGGATTTGAAGTTAGCTGGCTCAGCAGATTTGAATTGCAAAAAATGGGCTTAAACGCCATAGCAGCTATAGAATCTAAAACCGCTGCCGTAATGGATCCGTATAAATTGGCCACCGATTTACTGCATTACTGCCATCAAAAAGGCATGCAAATTTATGATCGAACCAATGTTACTTCCATACAACATCAAAAGGGTAAGATTATAGCTCATACCGATTCAAAAAATACGATAACAGCTTCTCATATCATACATTGTACGGGTTATGAAAGCACCGAAACCTTAACCGAAAAGGTAGTCGATTTAAAAAGCACTTATGTGATTACTTCTGAAAGTCAGCCTGATCTTCCGGAAAACTTTAAACATGCTATTTTTTGGGATACCGCATCGCCTTATCATTACATAAGAACTACCGAAGACAACCGCATTATTATGGGAGGTGGTGACGAAGATTTTAAAGACCCTAAAAAGAGAGATAAATTAATTCCGAAAAAAGAACAATATCTTCTCAAACAATTCTCTAAACGTTTTCCGGATCTCGATTTTAAAATTGATTATTCCTGGGCTGGAACCTTCGGAGAAACCAAAGACGGACTTCCCTATTTCGGAAAGCCCAATTCCAGACGAAACGAGCATTATATTTTGGGTTTCGGAGGCAACGGAATTACTTTCAGCGTTCTGGGAATGAATTCTATTCTGGATTCTCTTCACAATAAAAAGAATCAGGATTTGGAGTATTATAGGTTTGGAAGATAA
- a CDS encoding bifunctional helix-turn-helix transcriptional regulator/GNAT family N-acetyltransferase, which yields MEFFDKVGKAALGSRLRLMTAAITDDASKIYELYGVDFVPKWFPVFYVLTEERELTITEIANEIGHSQPSVSKIIQEMTAAGIVEESLKTDDKRRNNVVLTAKGILLSKTIQQQLKDIDVAIDGLISESTHNLWAALDEWEFLLSQKSMFKRVSDQKKLRESKDVEIVEYDSQYREAFRALNVEWISKYFEMEESDYKALDNPEEYIIDKGGKILVALYENEPAGVCALIKMENPDYDFEMAKMAVSPRAQGKSIGWLLGKAITDKAKEMGAKKIYLESNTILKPAINLYYKLGFEKVFGLETPYKRCNIQMELVLS from the coding sequence ATGGAATTTTTTGATAAAGTGGGTAAAGCGGCTTTGGGGAGTCGTTTGCGTTTAATGACAGCAGCAATAACCGATGATGCTTCTAAAATTTATGAATTATACGGCGTTGATTTTGTGCCGAAGTGGTTTCCTGTTTTTTATGTTTTGACAGAAGAAAGAGAATTGACTATAACCGAAATTGCAAATGAAATTGGTCATTCACAGCCTTCTGTAAGCAAAATAATTCAGGAAATGACGGCAGCAGGAATAGTAGAAGAAAGCTTAAAAACTGATGATAAGAGAAGAAACAATGTGGTTTTGACTGCGAAAGGGATTTTGCTTTCTAAAACAATTCAGCAGCAGTTAAAAGATATTGATGTTGCTATTGACGGTTTAATTTCAGAATCAACACATAATCTTTGGGCAGCGCTCGACGAATGGGAGTTTTTATTAAGTCAAAAATCGATGTTTAAAAGAGTAAGCGATCAGAAGAAACTTCGCGAAAGCAAAGATGTAGAAATCGTAGAATATGATTCTCAATACAGGGAAGCATTCAGAGCTCTAAACGTAGAATGGATTTCGAAATATTTTGAAATGGAAGAATCTGATTATAAAGCATTGGACAATCCTGAAGAATACATCATTGATAAAGGCGGAAAAATCCTGGTTGCTTTGTATGAAAATGAACCGGCAGGTGTTTGTGCACTTATTAAAATGGAAAACCCGGATTACGATTTCGAAATGGCAAAAATGGCTGTTTCACCCAGAGCGCAAGGAAAAAGTATTGGCTGGCTTTTGGGAAAAGCAATTACAGATAAAGCAAAAGAAATGGGAGCAAAAAAAATATATTTAGAGAGTAACACCATTTTGAAACCTGCTATAAACCTGTATTATAAACTAGGTTTTGAAAAAGTATTTGGCTTAGAAACACCATATAAGAGATGTAATATCCAGATGGAGTTAGTTCTTTCTTAA